Within the Triplophysa dalaica isolate WHDGS20190420 chromosome 2, ASM1584641v1, whole genome shotgun sequence genome, the region TATGGACACTAATGGAAGCAATACACTGTTTTACACCGAACGCAGCTGCGGTTAATCATGTTTATTATTCCAGAAATACAAGTAAGACCAACCCAAGACAAATAAACTGTCATCAGAAGTAATGGGTTATTTAGAATGTCAACAGATATGTACAAATGCCAAACACTTGGAATAACAAGTAAAATTAGATGGAATAATTCCAAAGTAATAGTAGCAATTAGCTTGCAATTAAAAAGGAAATCGATTAACAGAATGCATAATGGTGTAATGGTgagtttaaaacaaataaagaggAAATGACTTGGTTTGTGATGTAAAGATAAAAACTGTATTGTCTTTTTATACAAcacctttttaaaaataaatgttctgatttTCCTTTGCATGTCACCATTTTTTACCTGTAGAGTGCGGGGGTGTCAGAGGCCTTTGCATGGCTTGTAATGACAAAACACTGATTTACATAATTCATCAATGTGTGGTCTCTTTGACCATTTCAATAAATGCAATATCGGAAAGACACTGTGCGAGCTTTGACAAATATGTCAACATAAGTTTAACGCTATATTTGTATACTTGAAATCCATAATCAAAtactaatatttattattgctgTATAACAACTGCCTGTCTTTAAACACGAGATACAACTGTAAAAACAATCCgtaaaatcacagtttttcCCTGTACAATTACATGTTGTAATTACGTGATGTAAAATTACTgtctttttttcaattttttattgtaaattacagtgtttttacattttacaccgAAAAGCTGTAAAATTAGGGTTTTCCAGTGCTAGCAAAAACAATCTTTACCATAGTCAACCACCAAACTGTGAACAATGTGCTCATCTTAAGTTGCTAAAGGTTTCACAGTTTTTTGGAGGACATATCAGGAGGATGGATCAGTGTTTACactacaaatgtaaaatatgtggTCGTATGTGTTTCTGACCACCTCCAAATGTTGTTTGCGTGATCGATCACAAATCAATTTGGACCCTGTTTACATCtgtatttagcattttttatcACATATGTTATTTCCAACGGTTCTTTCTGCCTTGTTAATTTGGCTGGGATTATTTGAATCAGTTTGTACAACGTGAAGCTCAATCGGTTATGTAATGCAGGTAGCAGGCATGTActagaaattacttttttatcgAAAAATCGTCGTTTTTATCGAGAAATCGTGTTATAGTTACAGATTAGTCTTTATGCCAAATAAAACCTTGCTGAGGTCTGCATGAAATCTGTGCCGGCAAACCTCCAAGGAATTTGCACATTTCCACGGAATTACACAGAATCATTCACAAAAGTCTACAAAATACTCAATCCAATGCTTTCGTCTGTCAGGGTTATGCACAAACATTGGCCCTTAACAAAATGAGCAGATATACAACCCCGAATTAACAGAGCTTGTAATGACTGATATCTCTAAAcattattttgtcaaatttcAGTCTCCTATGCAGTGTTATCTGTTGAATGATGCACATAGATCATCTGAATGTGCAATAAATTCACATGCTTCACACATATAGCAAGAATAGCCTAATGTAGATCTGTGATAAGCAGTAACATATCGTGGTATAGTACAGCTGTGTGATAATATGCAATTCTGAATctgaataaaaaaacgtttatttgaATATGCTGTTCAAAATAACCTTGCACGTCAGGATTTCTAAACACCCACACAATGCACACCCAACAACCATATTGTATGAATATGCAAGATCCTTTCTACTTCCACTCATGTACCGTCATTCATTTTCGACTATATGCATGTATTGTGCAATTCCATTATACTGAAACTGTACAATGGAACTTTAACCACAAGAAATACTTCACTGCTATTACTACTATCACCAAATTAAATCTGTGATGGTTAGACATGTGCAAGTGTCATTTtacagcattgttttttttaacaaatcatctgatatatttacattatatgcATTTGACATACACTTTCATCGATAGCGGCTTAGATTGCattcaaggtatacatttttgatcagtatgtgtgtttgttctacTAAAACAGTGCCCTGCCAGTTGAGCTGCAGGAACACTTGTTCAACACTGAATTTACATACTCATGAATGTGCCAAACAACGTCTTTGATGAAAATGTCTGGCAAATGCATTGATGTAATGTGCATGTAACACTCAAGTTtcataattaaatgtaaatgaaacagaATTATAGACATATGTATTTATGCATTAGACAATACCATTTAGATATGAACAACACAAGACTCAAGTTTTGAGATAAGAAATTTGAAGACAATTCTGTTGCATTTGTGTGAATACACTCTGATTTCCATACATTCATTTGACCTGCTCAGCTAATGTCAAATGCATGAtcttatgtatatttaatgcgtgaatttagttttttaccTTATGAACTTTTATAGAAAAAgccatttaaatttacattttgtaatatgCCAAATTACCAatatttgcatacaaaaatgaCCTATAGGTTAATAAATTCTATTCAGATATGAATATGACAAATATATTACGCTTTATGTGACAGGGAACTACATGACTCATATCTACAGCGttttctgccaaatgcacaagGGTGGGCAGCCCTTAGGAAATATCCTTTATAAATCCACCAAACACAAGGGATTACCCTCAAATGACAGGTGAGGAATCTCCATGTAAGCCCAGACAATGTTTAACCTTTAAAGAGAAGCTCATTGTTTTGGCGTCGGTCCGAGGAACAGCTAAGCCCGGGCCGTGCGTCTCAAGCGTTTTAGTAAAGACTCCTGACATGAGACACGACAATTAGTCTCAAGTGCAGATTCTTAACCCGAAGTTTCGCCTCCGTGTTTGCTCAATTCTGATTGCCTCCAGCATGAATCATACCACAGAATATAGAGCATTAGACTCAACTGATCAAAGTATAGATCAGAGATGGGAAGGATAGAGAGGTTGTTCGAGGACAAAGAACAATAGGCAATTGTTCAACAATAAAGTAGcaattgtgattttttatttactttatttaacatCTCCCCAACATGGAAATAGGATATGTGACCTAGGTATCAGCCTGTCTATACCCACACACCAAAATGTGACCCAGATTTGCATGCTGTTAAAACAGAGGGAGGCACAGACTGTGGCACACAGTCGCATATTTACATCTTCTCACACAAATGAAACCGCCAGACACGGCACAACAGAAAATAATACACAAGAAAGACCATGGTTACCACTAAAAGAGCTATTCGACGCCCCACTTTAGCCTAAATGTTTCCGGATATGTTTGTTTGCCACAAAAATAAACGCCTGTGAGTTGCCGGAATAAAGACAGCTGGAAAATGATGGCCATGGAGAGAAATAAGCTGCTACATGTAGGATAACAATACTGCTAGGAGCCCCCGATTGTTAACATTCACAGGCTTGTCAGACGTATTGACATGAATTTAATCAGTAGTACCACTAAATCTGTCTATTTAGAGTTCCTGAAAGTGGATCTGTTGGAGTAAAGAATTATATGTGCAGTTTGAGACATACAATACACTTAATAGGCGGAAAAAACTCTCAGAAAAGGTATTGTTTTTCTTCTAATATACTCTACTGTTTAAACTAAATGTAGTATTGTAAGAGCGCTTTTAAGAAATCTGCAGAGGTATGTGCTTTCAGCCACGTGATAGAGAACCTGGTTGAAGGGGCGTGGCTAATAACTCTACAGGTAGACTGTTCCTCAGGTAACATAGCCAGTTATTGACTGTCCTTTCAACTTCACGAAGCCAGACAGACACTACACCTTCAAACAAGACTGCTTATGTGAGTTCTATCTTGTTTTTTTGCAACTTGGTTTTGCAAGAATCGTTCCGAATAGCCAGCATAGAAAATCACAGCATAAGGAGGCACCTGAAGAGATGAAGTGCTTTATCTTCACTGAAAGAAACTGACATGTGTTTGGGATTTTTAGTGCCGCATTATGACTGGTATGCTTTCACCACAATATCTCCAACAAGTACAACATTTGTTGCTATTGACTAAGGTCTGGCTCATCTAAACTGCCGATTCTACCTTTGGAAAAGAAAGAGTCTGAAATTTGTGAAGCTGTGTTGGGACTCATTGTAAGCAGTCATGCCTGTGGTTAAAGTGGAGAGCGATTCACCCTCCGAGACCACTCTTCCAGTGAATGACAGTCAGAGAGCAGAACCACAAAAGGGCCGGCGGAGGAAGAGGCCCCTTCAGCGAGGCAAACCGCCGTACAGCTACATCGCTCTGATCTCCATGGCGATTGCAAACTCGCCCGACCACAAGCTCACGCTTGGAGGGATCTACAAGTTCATCACAGAGAGGTTTCCGTTCTATCGAGACAACTCCAAGAAATGGCAGAACTCCATACGTCATAACTTGACACTCAATGACTGTTTTATTAAGATCCCACGAGAGCCCGGTAGACCTGGAAAAGGCAACTACTGGGCGTTGGATCCCAACGCAGAAGACATGTTCGAAAGTGGCAGCTTCTTACGCCGCAGAAAGCGTTTCAAGCGCAGCGACTTCACTACATATTCATCGTACATGCACGAGTCTCCCGTCTTCCCCTCGGTTCAGATGGCACGCTCGGCCTACGCCAACACCGTCTACTCAAACATGGCGGTGAGCCCACCTTATTCCCAACAGCTTCCATCTGCCTATTACCAGTCCTCCTCACCCAGTTTTGACTCGGGCCAGTCGAGGGTCTTCAGAATCAATTCTCTTATCGGATCACCCGGCAGGATGGGTCAACCCGCAGAGATGATGGCTCAGCAGTCGTGCCGCAGTTTCAGCCCAGAGAGTGGCTCCTGTAGTTTGGGAGGAACGGGCTATCAGCATCAGTCCTGCGGTGGGGAGACCATGCTGTCATGCTGCTCCAGCTCCTCGAATAACATGGCCTTTGCTTACTCCAGTCCAGGACATGTACAAACTCAGGTCTCATATCCACAAGGCAGCACTCAGACCTACGGGCAAACGGGGAGGGTGGCCATCTCCAGTTTGTCTCCCCTGGCTGGTGACGCTGTTGGTGATCCATACGGCAGAACGTCTCCAGCACAGCTGGGCACATTTGTTCAGTACAATACCTCTGGTCCAATAGGCAGCTCAGGACCCTACATTAGACATCCAGCTTACTCAGGTAATATGGACAGGTTCGTGTCTGCCACCTAGTAATGGGCGAGGATGATTTTCCAATTGCACGGATTGCTGCCTGAATGACGCAGCGAGGAACATTCGTGGAGttatttaagaacattttagcCGATAGAAAATCATAACGAACAGAAAATGTTTACAGAACATACATGgaaaatgtgatatttaaacagttttttaaatagacTTGAATTTTAAAATGACGTCAATAAAGAACCTTCTTATCATTGTAAAAATGCACGAAGTGCTGAggttcaaaactttatttttatcggggtctttccttttttaattacatttgagTGAAATGTGTTCATAGGTTTTGTACATGCTCTTTTATTGACTGCCAGCTGTGATGatattaaaaagtcaaaaaagTTTCCACtgatacatttacttaattcattgatataaaaatgtttctacACAAGGCTGCGTGTGACTGGATCTTTTAGTCATTTTTCATGAGAATTTCAGAgaaatcatatttcatgtttatcttttaaattgaacaaattattaCAATGAATTCAAATATTATTAATCATATAACGTCATAAGAAAGAGTTATTTCACTAAATTATTGATTTCGATAAAACTGCAGAACATAACCAGAACCCATTTCTAAAGCAGGACATAGCAAACAATAgattattattaacaaattcTAAAGAATTAATACGGAGTTACAATAAAACTGTCAATTTCACATCTAATTGATCCAATTCACAATCCAATTCaaaacagctttacagaaaacagacaaaagAGGATAAAAGTCCATCTAGCGAATAGGACAAAgctaatgtttattttgaaataagttattttcaaatagtttATATTAGGAATTccttacaaaacaaaacttttgcTGCAAGCTTTTAattgaatgttaaaaacaaaactaaaaatataaatggaataatataaatatagtttcCGTTGTTGCTGCTGTTAATAATGTTAGTTCCACTAacaatattttatgaattataaaatgttaaaaataatagttGCTCAGGACCAGAGGAATGAAACTATACTAGCATGGTGAAAGCAATCGCTGACATTAATGCAACCAAGAGAAAAATTTAACAATTAGTCTTCAGGGGCCAGATTCACGAAAATTATTCGTAAGAATGTTCGTAAGTGTAAGTCTCAAACATGGAAGAATAAAATGATACGAATTAACTTGCATGCTCGTGTGGTAACTGTATATGTGTATCTATACAATAAACTTAATGTGTGTAACAAGCACATCCCATTCTTATGTAGCCTGTATATATTGGCATGTGATATTTAAACGGCATTTACGATCGCATGTTTGCTAAAAGCCTATGTAAGCaagcattataaaatatacttaGGCtcttattatataaaaaataaaattgtatccTACTACGACATAAGACTTATGACCCTCTCCATTTTGTGTCACTCTGTAccagaataatgtaaaaagcactttaataatgaaagctAAAGTGAGCTAGACCttatttttatatcaaaataaatattccttaatggGTGGTAAAcgtcaaaattatgattctggctCAATAAAATACACGTCACATGTGACACAACCAAATAcacgttttaaatattttaccttttgagatttaagacaACCGTATGGCTGTCCTCATTTTAAGATAATATTTACGACAGCTTTTGTTCGGAGAACTTGGAttcttcttaatttttttctaagaTCAATCTTTAGAAAAAAAGTAGAACAGtcttaagaagtttttttttggAATACAGAACATTCCTAAGTTTTTTCTAAAATTAGAATTTAAGAGAAAACATGTCagtgttttgtgaatccggccccagATGCTCTAAGCAACTAACTAAAAGTCATAATTTttggttgtattttttttttgaaaacctTGAAATAAATGACTCTTCAGTCAATGAGATATGACTGAAATATCAAAGTACAGAGCAAATAAGGCATTAGTGATAattctacaaataaaaaatctgattcaaaatatttatatgactGTAACCTAATGTAACCCAAGCATATTATTGAGAAATTCTTAACAGATCAAATGAATCTTGAAgagaaaaaaagtcaaaagaaaTGAGCACTTTAGTTACTTCACTTGAGTTGTGTTGGTTTTAAATGGTAGCCGTAAAGAAGAAAGAGGGGTATTGAGTATCAGTGAAGCAGAAGAGCACATCAGACTGAACATTGTGCTAGAATAAGAGAATTTAAGCAACACATTTTATCAGGTTTTCACAAGCACTGGCATGATCAGAATCACTGGTTAATTACTGGACTTCATCTGCTCTTCAACCAGCCATTATATGTTAAATCACAGCCAGTTAATAGTGCTAAATGCTATCCAGAATTCATGAAATATGTTGAAAACGCTTCGcaaagtttttcaaaattttAGTTTAATATATGTACAGATCTTTAATTAATGACACTAACAAATATTTCAGTAATTTTTTGAAGAGACTGACAAGTCCACCGGTTGTTTCAAAATGAACTTACTGGCTCAAATTTTCCGAAACATACTCCCTAAAGTTAAAAACAGCCACAAACAATtactttagtttagtttaaataagaacctatgaggggaaaattacaaaaagaaCACTTATTTAACCGTTAaacgcttaaaaaaaaaaaaacagaaatcgAAATCTGTAACACCTTATCCAAGGAATTCTATAAGCTTTTGGAGTTCAGGACAGCTCTTGACGGGATCAGGAATAGAAGACAATGTCTGTGGAAGAGAAACaagatatttgttaacatttccaATACATATATTCTATAAATAGGcagatttgtacatttttagggGCCTCTTACCCGCCTCACGGTCTCAATCATATCATCAAGCAGATGTAGTTCTCGTTCCAGTTTAGTCTGGTTCATGGCATGCACCCTTTGCTACAGTAAAAACAAGACCGAATTGACATCAGAAGAgcacataacacaaaaaaaaaatcaacaacattATCAAGTGCAGTGGTCTTAACTGGTGGTAGATGTAAAGCCctcttttgaatgtttttaaaccgtttaagatacatttacacatgttataaacatttaataaactcAGAATTTCTGATTTATGGACACATATAACTTATagttgtataatgtataattgtttattaatcaAAAAGGTGCATTTGATCTGAAAATGTTGATAACTACTACAATTCATCTAGaacttaaataattttgtttaaactgcATGCTTTATACTTTTGGTCGTAAATACAGATAGAAACgtaatcataaaaatatatacattacagAATTCAACTAAAGCTACATTTTCAATTCCGAGTAATAATACATGCGCATCCGGGTCACTCAGTGATGGAAATGTAAGCACTTACATGTCTCTTTGCTCGCTCTAGAACCTTGGCACGATTTTCCTCTGTTTCCATTAAATTTGCCTTGAGTTTCTCAACCTAAGAACAGAGGATGTTTGCGTTACGTAAGTGAGAAAAGCCTACCAAAATGACCTCTTACAATGCGGATTTCATTGAGGTTTACTGTGATTTCATTCTTTAGAAATTTGAGATGtaataaaatactatttttgGCTTGTGAGCAAAAAAATTCTGACTTAGGTTAGTGGTGTATATTGTGATAATACAGTGtgattgtattatattatgttgATTGCTAGTTTGAGAAAATCCGGAAGCTATCAAACCTCTCTGAGcaatttaattctgtcatctaAAGCTGTAGTACTGGCAGCTGATCGGAAACCGGATCGCTTAAGCTCCTCCCTCAGGACCTGAGCCTCCACCTGTGCCTGCTGTTCCGATCGACGCAAATCAGCAACCTCTCGACGCAACTCCTGTTTACCACAACCAGCAAAGACAAGTTATTATATAACACATAAAACCAGTGTGGTCATCATGGTCTAAAAAAGTgtgaagtgaagtgaaagtgacctatttgtcaggtatggtgacccatacccgaaatgtgacctctacgtttaacccatccagagagtagtgaacacacacaaatacactgtCAGTGCGTACTTACACTGTTTTCTGCTCTGTATTTGTGAGATGCTTCCATTTTTTCCTCCAGTTCACTACAAAGTTTCCTTAGGCTTCTTTCgtcctttaaaaaacattgaaaatgaatccCAAATGCATAACCTAAAAATTTTTTAAGGCAAAACATCcagtaaagaaacatttttttctgaaaatgtcaGCATGAGTTACCTGAGTTTTCTGCACCAGGGCCGCAGCATCCTTCTCCACCCGAGTCTGCAGTTTAACAACATTCTGCCTCAACTCCGAGATCTCCAGAGTGTGTCTCTGAGATACTTCCTGCAGCGCCTCCTGCAGGCCACATCTAAGAaagcaaataataaacataaatgttaccAAAAAGTATGGGGTGAGGCAATGTCTCAAAGTACAAATTTGATTTAAGTGCAACTGTTTGCATGGATTAAAGTGAAAAATGTCATATTCCATTAACCAACACTTTAATTAAATAGTCAAGACCAATAGTGTTTtcagaagaaatgttttaaatagctTTCATATTGCCAGTTTGCGTattttaaaagctatttttattCTATGCAAACATTATACTTACCTTGACAAATAAACAACCAGCTACATAACTTCAGTGCATGTTTttcagggcttgacattaagcGTTGTCATGTGGTTGTCTTTCCGACAAGTACATTTGTCATTCACTTGTCGGAGTACAAACATTACTTgtccaaacataaaaaaatataacttcATATGAAGTGTCAGTATAATGGTTTTGGATTTTGAGTGCTCAAGTTCCTACTAAGCGTTTTACCTAGTGCCTGAAGCTGGTTATACTCTCCGTGATTGCTATAGAACAAAGGCAAGCAGTAAATATTATTAGTAGCAGGGCTGTAGGTTAACTTCTACAAAACCTCTGTAACACAGGCCAAACAGTCGTAGCTAGT harbors:
- the foxe1 gene encoding forkhead box protein E1, yielding MPVVKVESDSPSETTLPVNDSQRAEPQKGRRRKRPLQRGKPPYSYIALISMAIANSPDHKLTLGGIYKFITERFPFYRDNSKKWQNSIRHNLTLNDCFIKIPREPGRPGKGNYWALDPNAEDMFESGSFLRRRKRFKRSDFTTYSSYMHESPVFPSVQMARSAYANTVYSNMAVSPPYSQQLPSAYYQSSSPSFDSGQSRVFRINSLIGSPGRMGQPAEMMAQQSCRSFSPESGSCSLGGTGYQHQSCGGETMLSCCSSSSNNMAFAYSSPGHVQTQVSYPQGSTQTYGQTGRVAISSLSPLAGDAVGDPYGRTSPAQLGTFVQYNTSGPIGSSGPYIRHPAYSGNMDRFVSAT